In Juglans regia cultivar Chandler chromosome 5, Walnut 2.0, whole genome shotgun sequence, the following are encoded in one genomic region:
- the LOC109015675 gene encoding uncharacterized protein LOC109015675 isoform X1 codes for MAERRDDEELRGKFTKLYNAVRDGNLDETEVILESLSPGALNWKIQDKDQTALHTAVTHGHVHIVEALVMQMSNEGLAMYDSDGHTALTLAVVLGKWGMVECMLRQYFDLISIRHSEGKNLPVVMAIDFRHIEMARQLYYLTPDKDLIPQDNNQEIQDRNGATLFTRAIYTGTLDIALGLILTCPRLALALDKDDESPILALASIRHSFPSGIQLGFCKQRIYSCMRISFAPPISDTRLNVSNGEQRQSNQEDQNIISVLSRSCAVGVLNFFGITQLYEMKKIHDQYNELLSHMCEVISSQTDRQLKDGRVYSAISRAAQNGISEFVSEMLKTDLRFIWVCDEDERNIFMLAVLHRQEKIFSILYDDTIMGKYNAMKCLLDVDGNNILHMAGMIEHSTRVNQIPGAALQMQRELQWFKEVERIVHPKDKETTNEDGLTPRQLFTKKHENMMEKGEKWMKDTARSCTVVGALIVTIMFAAAFTIPGGKNQDTGMKKKSFRVFMISDALSFFLSSTSVLMFLGILTSRYTEDDFLEYLPRQMIIGLFTLFCSIATMMITFACALLMILHEQLKISIPLICLGGVPVVFFSWIQFPILKDMIISTYGPSIFDRKMKLMKL; via the exons atggcAGAACGTCGAGATGATGAAGAGTTACGCGGTAAGTTTACAAAATTGTACAATGCTGTGCGAGACGGTAATTTGGATGAGACAGAAGTAATTCTTGAGTCTCTATCCCCCGGTGCATTGAATTGGAAAATTCAAGATAAGGACCAAACGGCTCTTCACACTGCTGTTACACATGGACATGTTCATATAGTGGAGGCGTTGGTGATGCAAATGTCGAATGAGGGCTTGGCCATGTATGATAGTGACGGTCACACAGCTCTAACCTTGGCAGTTGTGCTTGGGAAATGGGGAATGGTGGAGTGCATGCTTCGACAGTACTTTGACTTGATCAGCATAAGACATTCCGAAGGGAAAAATCTTCCAGTTGTTATGGCTATTGATTTCAGGCATATAGAAATGGCGCGCCAGTTGTATTATCTTACTCCAGATAAAGATTTAATTCCACAGGATAATAATCAGGAGATTCAGGATCGCAATGGTGCTACGCTTTTTACCCGTGCCATCTATACCGGAACTTTGG ATATTGCTTTGGGATTAATCCTAACCTGCCCCCGTTTGGCACTGGCTCTTGACAAGGATGACGAGTCTCCCATCTTAGCATTGGCCTCTATTCGTCATTCCTTCCCAAGTGGAATTCAGCTCGGGTTTTGCAAGCAACGCATCTACTCCT GTATGCGCATTTCATTCGCACCTCCGATCAGTGACACTCGTTTAAACGTTTCGAACGGAGAACAACGCCAAAGCAATCAAGAAGATCAAAATATCATATCAG tACTGTCAAGAAGTTGTGCCGTAGGAGTCCTCAACTTCTTTG GAATCACGCAGTTGTACGAAATGAAGAAGATCCATGATCAGTACAACGAACTTCTTTCTCACATGTGTGAAGTGATATCATCACAAACTGATCGGCAACTTAAAGATGGTCGGGTTTATTCTGCCATTAGCCGTGCAGCCCAGAATGGGATTTCCGAGTTTGTTTCTGAGATGCTTAAAACGGACCTACGATTTATATGGGTCTGTGATGAAGATGAAAGAAACATATTTATGCTTGCTGTCTTGCATCGTCAAGAAAAAATCTTTAGCATTCTATACGATGATACGATCATGGGGAAATACAATGCCATGAAATGTTTACTAGATGTCGATGGAAATAACATACTACATATGGCAGGGATGATAGAACATTCCACTCGGGTTAATCAAATCCCAGGGGCAGCTTTACAAATGCAAAGAGAGTTACAATGGTTCAAG GAGGTAGAGAGAATTGTCCATCCCAAGGATAAGGAAACTACCAACGAGGATGGTTTAACTCCCCGACAATTGTTTACGAAGAAGCACGAGAACATGAtggaaaagggagagaaatggaTGAAGGACACAGCAAGGTCATGTACGGTGGTGGGTGCTCTCATTGTTACCATTATGTTTGCAGCGGCCTTTACCATTCCAGGAGGTAAGAACCAAGATACGGGCATGAAGAAAAAGTCGTTTAGGGTCTTTATGATATCCGATGCCTTGTCCTTCTTTTTATCCTCAACTTCAGTCTTGATGTTTTTGGGAATCCTTACCTCACGTTATACAGAAGATGATTTTCTCGAATATTTGCCAAGGCAGATGATAATAGGCCTTTTCACCCTCTTTTGCTCTATTGCGACCATGATGATAACATTTGCCTGTGCTCTTTTAATGATCCTGCATGAGCAATTAAAGATTTCAATTCCTCTCATTTGTTTGGGTGGTGTTCCAGTCGTCTTCTTCTCATGGATTCAGTTCCCCATTCTTAAAGATATGATCATTTCAACCTATGGGCCAAGCATCTTCGACAGGAAAATGAAACTCATGAAATTATAA
- the LOC109015675 gene encoding uncharacterized protein LOC109015675 isoform X2 yields the protein MAERRDDEELRGKFTKLYNAVRDGNLDETEVILESLSPGALNWKIQDKDQTALHTAVTHGHVHIVEALVMQMSNEGLAMYDSDGHTALTLAVVLGKWGMVECMLRQYFDLISIRHSEGKNLPVVMAIDFRHIEMARQLYYLTPDKDLIPQDNNQEIQDRNGATLFTRAIYTGTLDIALGLILTCPRLALALDKDDESPILALASIRHSFPSGIQLGFCKQRIYSCMRISFAPPISDTRLNVSNGEQRQSNQEDQNIISGITQLYEMKKIHDQYNELLSHMCEVISSQTDRQLKDGRVYSAISRAAQNGISEFVSEMLKTDLRFIWVCDEDERNIFMLAVLHRQEKIFSILYDDTIMGKYNAMKCLLDVDGNNILHMAGMIEHSTRVNQIPGAALQMQRELQWFKEVERIVHPKDKETTNEDGLTPRQLFTKKHENMMEKGEKWMKDTARSCTVVGALIVTIMFAAAFTIPGGKNQDTGMKKKSFRVFMISDALSFFLSSTSVLMFLGILTSRYTEDDFLEYLPRQMIIGLFTLFCSIATMMITFACALLMILHEQLKISIPLICLGGVPVVFFSWIQFPILKDMIISTYGPSIFDRKMKLMKL from the exons atggcAGAACGTCGAGATGATGAAGAGTTACGCGGTAAGTTTACAAAATTGTACAATGCTGTGCGAGACGGTAATTTGGATGAGACAGAAGTAATTCTTGAGTCTCTATCCCCCGGTGCATTGAATTGGAAAATTCAAGATAAGGACCAAACGGCTCTTCACACTGCTGTTACACATGGACATGTTCATATAGTGGAGGCGTTGGTGATGCAAATGTCGAATGAGGGCTTGGCCATGTATGATAGTGACGGTCACACAGCTCTAACCTTGGCAGTTGTGCTTGGGAAATGGGGAATGGTGGAGTGCATGCTTCGACAGTACTTTGACTTGATCAGCATAAGACATTCCGAAGGGAAAAATCTTCCAGTTGTTATGGCTATTGATTTCAGGCATATAGAAATGGCGCGCCAGTTGTATTATCTTACTCCAGATAAAGATTTAATTCCACAGGATAATAATCAGGAGATTCAGGATCGCAATGGTGCTACGCTTTTTACCCGTGCCATCTATACCGGAACTTTGG ATATTGCTTTGGGATTAATCCTAACCTGCCCCCGTTTGGCACTGGCTCTTGACAAGGATGACGAGTCTCCCATCTTAGCATTGGCCTCTATTCGTCATTCCTTCCCAAGTGGAATTCAGCTCGGGTTTTGCAAGCAACGCATCTACTCCT GTATGCGCATTTCATTCGCACCTCCGATCAGTGACACTCGTTTAAACGTTTCGAACGGAGAACAACGCCAAAGCAATCAAGAAGATCAAAATATCATATCAG GAATCACGCAGTTGTACGAAATGAAGAAGATCCATGATCAGTACAACGAACTTCTTTCTCACATGTGTGAAGTGATATCATCACAAACTGATCGGCAACTTAAAGATGGTCGGGTTTATTCTGCCATTAGCCGTGCAGCCCAGAATGGGATTTCCGAGTTTGTTTCTGAGATGCTTAAAACGGACCTACGATTTATATGGGTCTGTGATGAAGATGAAAGAAACATATTTATGCTTGCTGTCTTGCATCGTCAAGAAAAAATCTTTAGCATTCTATACGATGATACGATCATGGGGAAATACAATGCCATGAAATGTTTACTAGATGTCGATGGAAATAACATACTACATATGGCAGGGATGATAGAACATTCCACTCGGGTTAATCAAATCCCAGGGGCAGCTTTACAAATGCAAAGAGAGTTACAATGGTTCAAG GAGGTAGAGAGAATTGTCCATCCCAAGGATAAGGAAACTACCAACGAGGATGGTTTAACTCCCCGACAATTGTTTACGAAGAAGCACGAGAACATGAtggaaaagggagagaaatggaTGAAGGACACAGCAAGGTCATGTACGGTGGTGGGTGCTCTCATTGTTACCATTATGTTTGCAGCGGCCTTTACCATTCCAGGAGGTAAGAACCAAGATACGGGCATGAAGAAAAAGTCGTTTAGGGTCTTTATGATATCCGATGCCTTGTCCTTCTTTTTATCCTCAACTTCAGTCTTGATGTTTTTGGGAATCCTTACCTCACGTTATACAGAAGATGATTTTCTCGAATATTTGCCAAGGCAGATGATAATAGGCCTTTTCACCCTCTTTTGCTCTATTGCGACCATGATGATAACATTTGCCTGTGCTCTTTTAATGATCCTGCATGAGCAATTAAAGATTTCAATTCCTCTCATTTGTTTGGGTGGTGTTCCAGTCGTCTTCTTCTCATGGATTCAGTTCCCCATTCTTAAAGATATGATCATTTCAACCTATGGGCCAAGCATCTTCGACAGGAAAATGAAACTCATGAAATTATAA
- the LOC109015156 gene encoding calcium-dependent protein kinase 2-like, producing MEKNLRLDFGLSVLIGEGKVYRDIDGSAYYVASKVLQQRYGKEREIWSAGFIRYILFSGVPPFWAKTEKEILDAIMQGEIDFELKPWLAISSNAKDLVCKMLTRDSKKMITSTQILEHMWTKEDGETSNKPIDSAVLKYDIEAVEHISQFNEKALKLVLDGLVDFGGDNSNTNVLFLTWNCRGKKFFAHYLFDILPLEVAGNTKTNTERSRSKSIGEVYVMVVGNALLFASTQDGSILAWRYNAITNCFEPAASLKGHTLGVVSLVVGANKLYSGLMDPTITLWKAI from the exons ATGGAGAAGAACTTGCGATTGGATTTTGGCTTGTCCGTTCTCATCGGAGAAGGGAAGGTGTACCGGGATATAGATGGGAGTGCTTATTATGTTGCATCTAAAGTATTACAACAGAGATATGGGAAGGAAAGAGAGATTTGGAGTGCAGGATTTATCAGGTATATATTATTCAGTGGCGTACCTCCATTTTGGGCGAAGACGGAGAAGGAGATTTTAGATGCTATTATGCAAGGGGAAATCGACTTTGAACTCAAGCCATGGCTAGCTATTTCAAGCAATGCCAAGGACCTGGTCTGCAAGATGCTAACACGGGactcaaagaaaatgattacTTCTACTCAGATTCTAGAACACATGTGGAcaaaagaagatggagaaaCATCAAACAAGCCAATTGATAGTGCGGTTCTTAAGTATGATATTGAAGCGGTAGAGCACATATCCCAATTCAATGAAAAAGCCTTGAAGCTGGTATTGGATGGACTTGTTGATTTTGGTGGAGATAACTCCAACACTAACGTCCTCTTCCTTACTTGGAATTGTAGGGGTAAAAAATTTTTTGCTCACTATCTGTTTGACATATTGCCACTTGAAGTG GCAGGGAACACCAAAACTAACACTGAGCGGAGTCGTAGTAAGTCTATAGGAGAAGTTTATGTGATGGTTGTGGGCAATGCTTTGCTTTTTGCTAGTACGCAAGATGGATCTATATTGGCATGGAGGTATAATGCAATTACCAACTGTTTTGAACCAGCTGCATCACTTAAAGGTCATACCCTTGGAGTTGTTTCATTAGTAGTTGGAGCTAATAAGCTCTATTCTGGTTTAATGGACCCTACTATAACCTTGTGGAAGGCAATATAG
- the LOC109015675 gene encoding uncharacterized protein LOC109015675 isoform X3, translated as MAERRDDEELRGKFTKLYNAVRDGNLDETEVILESLSPGALNWKIQDKDQTALHTAVTHGHVHIVEALVMQMSNEGLAMYDSDGHTALTLAVVLGKWGMVECMLRQYFDLISIRHSEGKNLPVVMAIDFRHIEMARQLYYLTPDKDLIPQDNNQEIQDRNGATLFTRAIYTGTLDIALGLILTCPRLALALDKDDESPILALASIRHSFPSGIQLGFCKQRIYSCMRISFAPPISDTRLNVSNGEQRQSNQEDQNIISVLSRSCAVGVLNFFGITQLYEMKKIHDQYNELLSHMCEVISSQTDRQLKDGRVYSAISRAAQNGISEFVSEMLKTDLRFIWVCDEDERNIFMLAVLHRQEKIFSILYDDTIMGKYNAMKCLLDVDGNNILHMAGMIEHSTRVNQIPGAALQMQRELQWFKEVERIVHPKDKETTNEDGLTPRQLFTKKHENMMEKGEKWMKDTARSCTVVGALIVTIMFAAAFTIPGVVFFSWIQFPILKDMIISTYGPSIFDRKMKLMKL; from the exons atggcAGAACGTCGAGATGATGAAGAGTTACGCGGTAAGTTTACAAAATTGTACAATGCTGTGCGAGACGGTAATTTGGATGAGACAGAAGTAATTCTTGAGTCTCTATCCCCCGGTGCATTGAATTGGAAAATTCAAGATAAGGACCAAACGGCTCTTCACACTGCTGTTACACATGGACATGTTCATATAGTGGAGGCGTTGGTGATGCAAATGTCGAATGAGGGCTTGGCCATGTATGATAGTGACGGTCACACAGCTCTAACCTTGGCAGTTGTGCTTGGGAAATGGGGAATGGTGGAGTGCATGCTTCGACAGTACTTTGACTTGATCAGCATAAGACATTCCGAAGGGAAAAATCTTCCAGTTGTTATGGCTATTGATTTCAGGCATATAGAAATGGCGCGCCAGTTGTATTATCTTACTCCAGATAAAGATTTAATTCCACAGGATAATAATCAGGAGATTCAGGATCGCAATGGTGCTACGCTTTTTACCCGTGCCATCTATACCGGAACTTTGG ATATTGCTTTGGGATTAATCCTAACCTGCCCCCGTTTGGCACTGGCTCTTGACAAGGATGACGAGTCTCCCATCTTAGCATTGGCCTCTATTCGTCATTCCTTCCCAAGTGGAATTCAGCTCGGGTTTTGCAAGCAACGCATCTACTCCT GTATGCGCATTTCATTCGCACCTCCGATCAGTGACACTCGTTTAAACGTTTCGAACGGAGAACAACGCCAAAGCAATCAAGAAGATCAAAATATCATATCAG tACTGTCAAGAAGTTGTGCCGTAGGAGTCCTCAACTTCTTTG GAATCACGCAGTTGTACGAAATGAAGAAGATCCATGATCAGTACAACGAACTTCTTTCTCACATGTGTGAAGTGATATCATCACAAACTGATCGGCAACTTAAAGATGGTCGGGTTTATTCTGCCATTAGCCGTGCAGCCCAGAATGGGATTTCCGAGTTTGTTTCTGAGATGCTTAAAACGGACCTACGATTTATATGGGTCTGTGATGAAGATGAAAGAAACATATTTATGCTTGCTGTCTTGCATCGTCAAGAAAAAATCTTTAGCATTCTATACGATGATACGATCATGGGGAAATACAATGCCATGAAATGTTTACTAGATGTCGATGGAAATAACATACTACATATGGCAGGGATGATAGAACATTCCACTCGGGTTAATCAAATCCCAGGGGCAGCTTTACAAATGCAAAGAGAGTTACAATGGTTCAAG GAGGTAGAGAGAATTGTCCATCCCAAGGATAAGGAAACTACCAACGAGGATGGTTTAACTCCCCGACAATTGTTTACGAAGAAGCACGAGAACATGAtggaaaagggagagaaatggaTGAAGGACACAGCAAGGTCATGTACGGTGGTGGGTGCTCTCATTGTTACCATTATGTTTGCAGCGGCCTTTACCATTCCAGGAG TCGTCTTCTTCTCATGGATTCAGTTCCCCATTCTTAAAGATATGATCATTTCAACCTATGGGCCAAGCATCTTCGACAGGAAAATGAAACTCATGAAATTATAA